One stretch of Lucilia cuprina isolate Lc7/37 chromosome 6, ASM2204524v1, whole genome shotgun sequence DNA includes these proteins:
- the LOC124420982 gene encoding uncharacterized protein LOC124420982 has translation QNTPLFEIKTFIFNAHHQLWHSSLGEDQRGASLAEQIDESTFCTINDDAPTRIMSKCASSPDITIASPGLINYSTWRAVVSLASDHLPIIVGLDRPNDFIVSERRLYINQKKADWPGFREFTDRIFNDLPAPSNVHQAESKFCETVIAAVALFIPAGRLSLVRPHFPAEAARLADERDDLRNINPDDPRIVQLNHDISRLVNENKRNKWLDHLKNCNLSSGVSKLWSTVRSLSNPRRTGSRVLDNGF, from the coding sequence CAAAATACTCCATTATTTGAAATCAAAACTTTCATCTTTAACGCGCATCATCAGCTCTGGCACTCTAGTCTAGGGGAAGACCAGAGAGGCGCGTCACTGGCGGAACAAATTGATGAATCCACCTTCTGCACAATAAATGATGATGCCCCCACACGGATTATGAGTAAATGCGCCAGCTCTCCAGACATCACAATAGCGAGCCCTGGTCTGATAAACTACTCAACGTGGAGAGCAGTAGTTTCTCTAGCCTCAGACCACTTACCCATAATCGTTGGTCTGGATCGACCCAATGACTTTATCGTCTCTGAACGCCGTCTCTACATAAACCAAAAGAAAGCAGACTGGCCCGGCTTCAGAGAATTCACTGATCGCATCTTCAATGATCTTCCAGCTCCTAGCAACGTACACCAGGCAGAGAGCAAGTTCTGCGAAACCGTCATCGCAGCAGTAGCCCTCTTTATTCCTGCTGGTCGACTATCCTTAGTGCGACCGCACTTCCCAGCAGAGGCAGCGAGACTAGCAGATGAGCGCGACGACCTCCGAAATATCAACCCCGACGACCCACGTATTGTCCAGCTGAATCATGATATCAGCAGGTTGGTAAATGAGAACAAGCGGAATAAATGGTTAGATCATTTGAAGAACTGCAACTTGAGCTCAGGTGTTAGTAAGTTGTGGTCTACGGTTCGGTCTCTCTCCAACCCGAGACGAACGGGGAGTCGAGTACTTGACAATGGTTTTTAA